The following proteins are encoded in a genomic region of Chryseobacterium cucumeris:
- a CDS encoding bifunctional riboflavin kinase/FAD synthetase has translation MKVFKNFTDYSSQKPLALSLGMFDGVHLGHKSIIDELTKIGIENNLETAILTFWPHPRFVFNPNEDLKLLNTLEEKKQLVEKYGIDNLFLKEFDEEFRNLTGEEFVRQILVDKLNVKYLIIGYDHSFGKNKSGNFELLQKLSKELDFEVEQMEAINIHENNISSTKVRNALLAGNVKEANEMLGYSYSVSGTVVHGKKIGRTIGYPTANIDTESIKLLPKKGAYIVEVFVKGNQYKGMLSIGTNPTVNGEKLTVEVYILDFDDDIYEEKITVSFRDFLHDEIKFEGLDKLIERLDEDKRITEKFDF, from the coding sequence TTGAAAGTTTTCAAGAATTTTACAGATTACTCCTCACAGAAGCCTCTAGCGTTGTCTTTAGGAATGTTTGACGGGGTACATCTCGGGCACAAGAGTATTATCGATGAGCTGACTAAAATAGGTATAGAAAATAACCTGGAAACTGCAATCCTTACCTTCTGGCCGCATCCAAGATTTGTTTTTAATCCGAATGAAGATTTAAAGCTTCTGAATACACTGGAGGAAAAGAAACAACTTGTAGAGAAATACGGCATTGATAATTTGTTCCTGAAAGAATTTGATGAAGAATTCAGAAATTTAACCGGAGAAGAATTTGTACGTCAGATTTTAGTTGATAAACTTAATGTAAAGTACCTTATTATAGGCTACGATCATTCTTTTGGAAAAAACAAAAGCGGAAATTTTGAGCTTCTTCAGAAATTATCAAAAGAACTTGATTTTGAAGTAGAACAGATGGAAGCGATTAATATTCATGAAAACAATATCAGCTCCACAAAAGTGCGTAATGCGCTTTTAGCAGGAAACGTTAAAGAAGCAAATGAAATGTTGGGCTACTCCTACTCTGTTTCCGGAACTGTAGTTCATGGGAAAAAGATCGGAAGAACTATCGGATATCCAACAGCTAATATTGATACCGAATCGATCAAGCTATTACCTAAAAAAGGAGCTTATATTGTAGAAGTATTTGTAAAAGGCAACCAATATAAGGGAATGCTGAGCATCGGAACCAATCCGACGGTAAACGGAGAAAAACTAACTGTGGAAGTTTATATCCTTGATTTTGATGATGATATTTATGAAGAAAAGATTACGGTAAGTTTCAGGGATTTTCTTCATGATGAGATCAAATTTGAAGGTCTGGACAAATTGATTGAAAGACTGGATGAGGATAAAAGAATAACAGAAAAATTTGATTTTTAA
- a CDS encoding MmcQ/YjbR family DNA-binding protein produces MDANEILDYCLAKKGVTESFPFDNETLVMKVDTKMFLLMGLERQPLAINVKTDPEWSAELREQYPQITGAYHMNKTHWNSVTVDGLKRDLIFKLIDQSYELVFKSLTKKAQNEVNSL; encoded by the coding sequence ATGGATGCCAACGAAATTTTAGATTATTGTCTTGCCAAAAAAGGAGTTACAGAAAGTTTTCCGTTTGATAACGAAACTCTCGTGATGAAAGTAGACACCAAAATGTTTTTACTGATGGGACTTGAGAGACAGCCGTTGGCCATTAATGTAAAAACAGATCCTGAATGGAGTGCAGAGCTTCGTGAACAATATCCTCAGATCACAGGTGCTTATCATATGAACAAAACCCACTGGAATTCTGTAACGGTAGATGGATTGAAAAGAGATCTGATCTTTAAACTCATTGATCAATCCTACGAGCTGGTTTTCAAATCCCTGACTAAAAAAGCGCAGAATGAAGTCAATTCATTATAG
- a CDS encoding NAD(P)H-binding protein, whose translation MKALVIGATGATGKDLVNQLLNDKEFDEVDIFVRKPVDIQNDKLKVHVVNFEKPEEWKNMVKGDVAFSCLGTTLKDAGSKEAQKKVDFDYQYEFAKAAKENEVEDYILVSAYGANPQSKIFYSKMKGELEEAVKQLHFNKITIFKPGMLERKDSERTGEVLGSRIIKFANKLGLLESQKPLPTDILAKAMINSSKIKSNGYSSIKLGNIFCFAEKSNE comes from the coding sequence ATGAAAGCTCTGGTAATAGGTGCTACAGGTGCCACAGGAAAAGATCTTGTCAATCAGTTACTGAATGACAAAGAGTTTGATGAAGTGGATATCTTTGTCAGAAAGCCTGTTGATATTCAAAATGACAAGCTTAAAGTTCATGTGGTGAATTTTGAGAAGCCAGAGGAATGGAAAAATATGGTAAAAGGAGATGTTGCCTTTTCCTGTCTTGGAACAACTTTAAAAGATGCCGGAAGCAAAGAAGCCCAAAAGAAAGTAGACTTTGATTATCAGTATGAATTTGCAAAAGCAGCGAAAGAGAATGAAGTGGAAGATTATATTCTGGTATCAGCTTACGGAGCGAATCCACAGTCTAAAATTTTCTATTCCAAAATGAAAGGCGAACTGGAAGAAGCTGTAAAACAGCTGCATTTCAACAAGATCACTATTTTTAAGCCGGGAATGCTGGAACGAAAAGATTCTGAAAGAACCGGAGAAGTATTGGGAAGCCGCATCATCAAATTTGCTAATAAATTAGGGCTATTAGAAAGTCAGAAGCCCCTGCCAACCGATATTCTGGCAAAAGCTATGATTAATTCTTCGAAAATAAAAAGTAACGGCTACTCCAGTATCAAGCTGGGAAATATTTTCTGTTTTGCGGAAAAGAGCAATGAATAG
- a CDS encoding VOC family protein, whose amino-acid sequence MKKIIFTLCILASFMLGFAFKAVTENKSDDMKRVTGIGGIFFKCKNPEKMREWYENHLGLSTNQYGAVFEWFQGSDNSKKGFSQWSPFSEKTKYFQPSEKDFMINYRVYNLEKLVEQLKKENVTVVDKIETYEYGKFVHIMDIEGNKIELWEPNDIEYEKLGQKMGSKTTK is encoded by the coding sequence ATGAAGAAAATAATTTTTACCCTTTGTATCCTGGCTTCATTTATGTTAGGATTTGCTTTTAAGGCCGTTACAGAAAACAAGTCTGACGATATGAAAAGAGTTACCGGCATTGGCGGTATCTTTTTTAAATGTAAAAATCCTGAGAAAATGAGAGAGTGGTATGAAAATCATCTGGGACTCAGTACCAATCAGTATGGAGCTGTATTTGAATGGTTTCAGGGTAGTGATAACTCTAAAAAAGGATTCAGCCAGTGGAGCCCTTTCAGTGAAAAGACCAAATATTTTCAGCCTTCGGAGAAAGATTTTATGATCAATTACAGGGTGTATAATCTTGAAAAACTTGTTGAACAGTTGAAGAAAGAAAATGTAACCGTTGTAGATAAGATTGAGACTTATGAATATGGAAAATTTGTCCACATTATGGACATTGAAGGCAATAAAATAGAGCTATGGGAGCCTAATGATATTGAATATGAAAAATTAGGACAGAAAATGGGCAGCAAGACTACAAAATAG
- a CDS encoding glutathione peroxidase, whose amino-acid sequence MKKIFLLLLSFMAFLQSCTNQKSEISKAKTTELMGKTIYDFKVESLDGKEINFADFKGKKILIVNTASECGFTPQYADLEKVYEQYKDKLVVVGFPANNFGGQEPGTNTEIGAFCQKNYGVTFPLAAKVSVKGDDTAPIFKYLTEKELNGVKNTTILWNFTKFLVDENGKLIDSFVSTTKPTDEAITKYLK is encoded by the coding sequence ATGAAAAAGATTTTTTTACTGCTGCTTTCTTTCATGGCATTCCTGCAAAGCTGCACCAACCAGAAAAGTGAAATTTCTAAAGCTAAAACCACAGAACTTATGGGAAAAACAATATATGACTTTAAAGTAGAAAGTCTTGATGGCAAAGAAATCAATTTTGCAGACTTCAAAGGGAAAAAAATTCTCATTGTCAATACCGCTTCAGAATGTGGGTTTACACCCCAATACGCAGATCTTGAAAAGGTGTACGAACAATATAAAGATAAACTGGTTGTAGTAGGTTTCCCTGCAAACAATTTCGGAGGCCAGGAGCCTGGGACCAACACGGAAATCGGTGCTTTCTGCCAGAAAAACTACGGAGTAACGTTCCCTTTGGCAGCCAAAGTTTCCGTGAAAGGAGATGATACCGCTCCTATCTTCAAGTACTTAACGGAAAAGGAATTGAACGGAGTAAAGAACACAACCATCCTTTGGAACTTCACCAAATTCCTGGTAGATGAAAACGGAAAACTGATCGATTCTTTTGTAAGTACTACAAAGCCTACTGATGAGGCTATTACAAAGTATCTGAAATAA
- a CDS encoding histidine kinase, translated as MKKLLLVFGLIFSHVIFGQTAKEIIDKNIELSGGLTNWKLLNSVLLQGKVILGVKDEYPIRIFQQRPNLTKTLITTGGKETAIEGFDGTKGYAMNYAANKLQEYPEYVPESFDNDFIDWENKGFDAKYLGKEKVGEIYCHKVQLTKNVNKNMYYFDTKTYMLIKEVKKDETLIYSDFKKVGNIIMPFRIESSSPKKDGDYVMLLNRIDINKVFPANIFKF; from the coding sequence ATGAAGAAGTTATTATTAGTATTTGGACTGATATTTTCGCACGTGATATTCGGACAGACCGCAAAGGAAATTATTGACAAAAACATTGAATTATCCGGAGGGTTAACCAATTGGAAACTGTTAAACTCAGTATTGCTTCAGGGAAAAGTAATCCTGGGTGTCAAAGATGAATATCCGATAAGAATTTTTCAGCAGCGTCCGAATCTTACTAAAACATTGATTACCACCGGAGGGAAAGAAACGGCAATTGAAGGTTTTGATGGTACCAAAGGATATGCAATGAACTATGCGGCCAACAAACTTCAGGAATATCCTGAATATGTGCCGGAAAGTTTTGATAATGATTTCATTGATTGGGAAAATAAAGGATTTGACGCCAAATATCTTGGAAAAGAAAAAGTAGGAGAGATCTACTGCCATAAGGTACAGCTTACCAAGAATGTAAATAAGAACATGTACTATTTTGATACAAAAACGTATATGCTGATTAAAGAAGTGAAAAAAGATGAGACACTGATCTATTCTGATTTCAAAAAAGTTGGGAACATTATCATGCCCTTCAGAATCGAATCTTCAAGTCCCAAAAAAGACGGAGATTATGTGATGTTATTAAACAGAATCGATATCAATAAAGTTTTTCCGGCTAATATTTTTAAGTTTTAA
- the kdsB gene encoding 3-deoxy-manno-octulosonate cytidylyltransferase, with protein sequence MKIIAVIPARYEASRFPGKLMQILGEKTVITTTYQNVVETGLFDEVFVATDSEIILDEIVKNGGKAVMTGQHETGSDRIAEAVQNIDCDIVINVQGDEPFLKLEPLRQLIEVFKHDQQQEISLASLKIQLHEKEEIENPNNVKVITDNNGFALYFSRSVIPFHREVSYDVSYFKHIGVYAFRKDALLQFSKLAMKPLEISEKIECIRYLEYGMKIKMIETNFVGVGIDTPEDLEKARKLI encoded by the coding sequence ATGAAAATAATCGCTGTCATCCCTGCACGTTATGAAGCAAGCCGTTTTCCGGGGAAATTAATGCAGATTTTAGGAGAAAAAACCGTTATTACCACAACCTATCAGAATGTAGTGGAAACGGGGCTGTTTGATGAAGTATTTGTCGCCACCGACTCTGAAATTATTCTTGATGAAATCGTAAAAAACGGAGGAAAAGCCGTCATGACAGGACAGCATGAGACCGGAAGTGACCGTATTGCGGAAGCTGTACAGAATATTGACTGCGACATTGTGATCAACGTCCAGGGAGATGAGCCTTTCCTTAAGTTAGAACCTTTACGTCAACTGATAGAAGTTTTTAAACATGACCAGCAACAGGAAATATCTTTAGCTTCTTTGAAAATACAGCTGCATGAAAAAGAAGAAATTGAAAACCCGAATAATGTAAAAGTGATTACCGATAATAATGGGTTTGCCCTGTATTTTAGCCGTTCCGTCATTCCTTTTCACAGGGAGGTTTCTTATGATGTAAGTTATTTTAAACATATTGGAGTATATGCTTTCAGAAAAGATGCCCTGCTGCAGTTTTCAAAGCTGGCTATGAAGCCATTGGAAATATCCGAAAAGATTGAATGCATCCGCTATCTTGAATATGGAATGAAAATCAAAATGATAGAAACCAATTTCGTAGGAGTAGGCATTGATACTCCGGAAGATCTGGAAAAAGCCCGAAAACTTATCTGA